DNA from Devosia yakushimensis:
TGTCTGGCCCGAGATTCTCCCCGAGGGGTTTCTCGATGAAGACGAGAGCGAGCTATTCGTCGGCATCGGATCCATCATCGGCACCCATCTGCCCGAAACGGCCCGCAAATTCGTGATGGGCTCGGGTTATGCCGGCTATATGGGCTTGCCCGATGTGCATGACGGCAGCTGGGATATCCGCTTCGTGCGCGGCCCCAAGACGGCGGAAAAACTCAAGATCTCGCCAGATCTGGCGATTTGCGACAGCGCCATCCTGCTGCGCCAGATGGAGCTGCCCAAGCCGGCCGCCGGCATCGATGTTGCCTTCATGCCGCATTACGAAAGCCTCGAGCGCGGCCCCTGGGATGAAGCCTGCCGGCTGGCGGGGATCAAGCTGATCGACGCTACCGACCCGCTGGAAAAGGTCATTGCCGAGATCAAGGGCGCTCGCGTGCTGATCACCGAGGCCATGCACGGCGCCATCGTCGCCGATGCCCTTCGTACCCCCTGGATCGGCGCCAAGCCGATCTTTGCCGGGCACCACATGAAATGGCTCGATTGGTCCGGTGCGCTCGATATCGAGCTACGCATGCATGAACTCAAGCCATCCAGCGTGCTCGAATATTATATCGGCCGCACCGGCCGCGGCGGTCCCGCCGGCAAGATCGGTGCCCTCAGCCGCAGCCCGCTTGCCGCTATCCCCAATGCGTTGTTGACGCATTCCGCGGCCCGGCATTTGCAGAAAATGGCGACCTATGAGCCGCAACTCAGCAGCGATGCGAAGATTGCCGAGGTGACGGAGAAGGCCACAGCGGCAGTGGACGGGTTTGTGCGGTCAAGGCTGGCGGTGAGCTAGCTTTACCTACTTGAATTGCACCCAAACACAGTGGGAGCCTGGACTTAAGGCTCCCACCAGCCTTCCTTTGACTCAGCGGGCTAAGCCGTCGCCTTGCGCTTCTTCAGCACCATGCCCTTGACGGCCAGCAGGCGCTTGCGTGCCAGGATCAGGATCGCCCCGCCATAGACCACTGCGCAGACGCCGATAGTCGCCGCCAGCCGCAGCACCGGATCGGCATCGGCCAGTTCCATTTTCACGAAAATCCCTGCGCCGATCATCAGTGCTGTCGCCAGCACGGGTGTCGCGAATGTTCCCAGATAGGCCCAGGCCGACACCCGCAGGATGCGGATGACCATGTGGACGGATGGCGGCCACATGATGAAGTTCTGGATGACGATGGCCAGCGTCAGCGCGTTGACGCCCCATTTATAGAACAGCACCACATAGAGCACCGTCGTCACCTGTTTGCCGATGAGGTAGTAAAACCAGAGATCGGCCTGGCCCTGGCTCTTGACCAGCGAGGACTGCAACACGCCGATGCTGGTGATGAGACCCAGCAGGCAGAAGGCCTGTACGGCCGGAACCGCCTCGACCCAATTGTGCCCAAAGGCCAGCGGCACGAAGTCGTCGGCGATCAGCGCCAGCCCCATGAAGACCGGAAATGACAGGACCGATGAGGCGAAAGTGCCGAGGAAATAGGCGTCGCGCAGTTTTTCGCGCTCGTTCTGCAACGAAGAGAGGAGTGCATAGGATACCGAGCTGAGCGCTCCGGTAATGAGATCGGTGAGGATCTGGAAGATGCGGCGGGCAAAGCTGTAAATGCCAAGACCTGCGGGGCCGAGCAGGGTGCCGATCAGCAGTTGATCGACGCTGACCAAAGTGATGATGCGATTGCCGGAGGCGAAAAGACCAAAGCTGCCCAGCTCGCCCAACGCGTGGAAACTAAAGCGGAATCTAGGTAACCAGCGCACCGAAACCAGCGCACCGATACAGGTGGTGATGGCGGTGGCCAATTGGGAAAATGCCAGCGCCCAGAGGCCGAATCCCATCCAGAGTAGCGCCAGGCACAGCAGGGCTGCGACAACCGAGGCGATCGTGGTCCGCATTGCCAGTTTCTTGAACGACATGGAGCGGACCAGCAGCGCATTGGGCACGGCGGCGGCCATGTCGAAGATCACTCTTATGCCGATGAACGGCAGCAGGGCTGTCAGGATGGGTTCGTTGAGCCGGCCGGCCAAAGGCAATGAGACCAGGCACAGTGCGGCATAGATCAGCAGCGCTGCTCCGGTGCAGAGCCAGAAGACGGTATCGAGGTGACGCGGCTCGATCCTGCTGCGCTGGATGATGGCTTCGCTGAACCCGGCGGGCGCGATGGCCGTGCCGAGCATGGCGATGCTGGCGGCGTAGGAGACGATGCCGAATTCGGCCGGCGAGAGTACGCGCGACGTCGCCATGAAGACGAGAATGCCGAGGGCCGCCGGCGCGAAGCTGTTGACCACCGACCACAACACGCCACGAATGGCCGCGCCGGAGCGGTTGGTGCGCACATGGTCGAGCACAGGGCCCGGACCGGTCTCATTGGCAACACTCATGTTTACTCGATACGGGCCGGTTTACTGCTGCCCGTTGGGTAGAGAATACTCAACGCTGCACGGCCGGTAGCCGTGATTGTACGAAAGCGTGGAAATCCGGCGTTGTCCGGCCGAAGAGGCGAATGGCAAGGCCGCGCGCCCGCAGGCGCAGCGCGTCAGTGAAAGCGATGGCCGACGATGCGCCATCCATGATCAGGGCCTTGGCCAGGCCGCGCGCCCGGGCAGGGGCCTCTGGCGCCCATTTGGGGTTGGTCATGAAGCCATCGCGCAGCCCTTTGGGGGCGCTCCGCCAAGCCAGCCGTTGCAATTCCTGCACCGACCGCTTGAGGTCGAGCTCCCGCCGCAGATAGGAAGCCTTGAGCTCGGCATTGCGCGTCGTCTGTTCGGCATTCTCCGCCCAGACGGCCAGCGGTGTCATGGCCACATAGATCGGCTCGACGATGGAAAAGGAGCGCATATATTCCTGTAGCGTCGCGGTGCAGCCAAAGCCGATTTCAAGCTGGCATGCCGTATCGCGCGACCAGAACAGGCCGCCATTGGAAACGCCGATCCCCATCAGCAGCGACAGGCGGAATTCATCGGGCTGATAGAGCCCTTCGACGAAAAGATCGTCGAGCACGCCGCCGGTGCTCAGATAGGCAGAGGTCGTGCCGCTCTTGTGCTCGACATGCTGGTTGCGCAGCACGACGTTGACGCCATCCTCGCGGCAGATCCGCATGTTCTCGGCCAGGAAGTCCGGCAGGATGAAATTGTCGTCTTCCACCACGCAGAAATAGTCCGCGTTATTGGGATTTTCTGCCGTGAAGCAGTGGTCGATATTCTTGGACGCAAAACGCTGCGGCGCGTTGTGATGATAGCGGATGCGGGGATCATTGAACCCCTCGCACACCGCCTTGCCCGCCTGGGCGGCATCGTCGTCATAGACATCGCAAACCCAGTTTGCCCAGGTCTGGTCGATCATCGATTGCAGCGCGCGTTGCAGGGCGACGGGCCGCTTATAGGTCGGGGTTCGAATCTGGACCAGGCCGGAATTGGTTTCAGTCATGGTTGGACTCCGAGGGGGCGGATATGGACTTGCCGGGGCATGGGCCGGGATGGCTGGCGGCCAGCGCGCATTTCTTGCAGCACGCCGGTTGCGCCATAGATGAAGGTTACGAGCACCAGGATCGAGCGCACGGAGAACTCGAAGAAGACTTCCACTTCGATGAAGCTGCGCAGGATGACCAGCATCTGCAAGCCGACTAGGAAGGCGTTCTGCGGATTTGGCCGCAATATCGTTGCCAGCACGATCAGCAGGAACCCGCCATAGATGAGGAATGCCTGTAGCGCGACGCCGACAAGGCCGATTTCGACGGCGTTGGAAATGTAGGTATTGTGGAAGTTGAAGCCCGCGCCTGAGGGCACGAGGAACATGGCCCAGAGCTGTTCGGCGGGAGCAAAGCCGGCCACCCAGAACGCCCGAAAGCCAATGCCCTGCAGCGGCCGCTCGGCAATGAAGGTGAAGGCGGTGGCCCAGAGATCGGTTCGCCCGGTCAGGGTCGGGTCCTTGCCCGAGCCTTCGAGGATTTCCGACAACAGCGACTGCCCATTGGCGAGGATGAAGAGGCCGAAAGCCGCCCCGGCGACGATGACGCCCAGCGTCATGAACAGCTTCTGGTTGCCGGTCAGCCGCCCGGTCAGCAGCAGCAACACCATCACCGCAATGCAGGGCACCACCATCATGATCGCGCCAGCCGATTGCGCCAGGATCATCAAGGGCCCGGAAATCAGCAGGCCTCCCAGCGCCGACAGGCGCAGCAGGAGTCCGGCATGGCGGTCGACGACCACAGCCAGCGAGGTTAGCGCGAATACTGCGATATGGGCAGCAAAGGCATTTTTACTGCCGAAAATGCCCAGCCATGGAGCGCCTGCCGGGTGGTGACCGATGGTGACGCTGGCCAATACGCCCACGGCATAGACCACGAACAGCGCCCGCACCAGCGTCGTCGGCTTGACCCGCCCGGCCATTACCACCGCGATGGAGAGCGTGATCATAAGCTGGATGGAGGCGCGCAGCGTGATTTCGGGATATTGCGACCAGAGCGTCGAGAGCATGCAATAGGCCGGCAGCAATAGCAGGAACCACCAGCGGGCAATCAGGGTAATGCTTTGCTGGGGATCGCTGATCAGCAGCAGCCCGCCAAAGCCGAGAAACGCCATGGCCGCCAACGAGCCCACCAGGGCGTTCAGCACCAGCCCCGACAGCGCCAGGACGCTGAATGCAGCGGCCAGGTCGATATCGACCAGCGGTCCGATGACGCCGCGGCGGCGAAGCAACCGGGTCATGTCGCCACCGCCGGCACATTGGCATCGGTAGCGGTGGCGTTACGGATCGGAGGTGTTGCCGCCGCTGCCGGAATAAACCCGGCTGCATACCGCGTCGCCGGTTCCCCCGCGATAATCTGTTGCGCGGTAGCGCCCGCCTGCGCCACTGCCAGCCAAGCTGGGTCGCGCCGGAAATTCGTCCAGTCGACCTGTTCGCTGGGAACATAGCCGGGCAGGGACGGGTACTTGTCGAGGTTCAGCACATCGTGCCTTGCCGTGATCTGAGGCGTGCCGGCGCGACGCTGCCGGCCTTCGGCGAACGAAGTCCAGAGCCGCCGCAAAAGGGCGGGGCGCTGCGTGATGATCTTGAGGGCAGCTGTGGGGGAACGCGCCTTGATGGCCTCCACCAGAAGGCCGTAGTCGAGCGAGTTCTGCAAGGCCGTGCGGCGGCGCTCGAAGGCGTTCGCCAGGGCCGCGCCCGGCTCAAGGTCGGCGAGCAGGCGCTCCTGATTGTCCAGCATGGCTTGCACGTCGCGGGCCGATAGCCGGTGAGAGATCGAGCCACTGTGACGCCGGTAAAGATACCAGGGCTCGGGAACGATCCACATGCGGGCACCCGCCAGCAGGGTGCGCAGCAGCAGATCGTAATCCTCGCCGATCCGCAGGCTCTCATCATAACGCAGAGCGCCCAGCGCTTGGGCGCGGATCAGCGGCTTGAGATAGCCCAGGGCGGGCATTTTGCCGTCCATGCCGGCCGTTACCCAGGTTTCGGCCGTCACGGCAAATGGCGTGTCATGGCCTGCCAGCAGCAAGGTGGGTGGGCTGCCGTCTTCGTGGAAATGCAGCAGATCGTCGGCTACGATATCGGCGTGGAACTGGCCGGCCGCGGCCAGAAGACGCTCCAGCCGCTCGGGATGGACGATATCGTCGGAATCCACGATGGCGATCCACTGGCCCTTCGCTTCGGCCAGGGCGAGATTGCGGGTACGAGCCGGGCCGCCATTCTGCGCCGAGGCGATGAGCCGGACGCGGTTGTCCTGCGCCATGATGGCGCTCACCACCGCCACACTGTCGTCGGGGGAGGCATCGTCGGCGACGATGATTTCGAGATCGCCCATGGTCTGGGAGAGGACGGATTCGAGGGCGCGCGCAATCGTTGCACCACCACGATAATTCGCCATGATGACGGAAACCGTCGGAATCCCGTGCTGTGCACGCGCTAGCTGCATGGCGAGCTCCGGTTGAGATAATTGCCGGCGCAAAGGCGCGCCGGCTTACCCGTCAGGCCTGCGGCGCCGTAGCGTCGAGAGTGGCCAGCACGGTTCTGAGCTGTTCCATATGCTCGCTGATCTGGCCGATCCTGAGGCGGGCCGCTGCGGCATTGCGCTCGGCTTCTTCGATGGCGCCCTCATCCTCTTCGGAGCGGTTGCCGAATTCGCCAGAATTATCGATCAGGTTGGTGGCCTGGGCATAATAGACATCGAGGCGCGTTTGCAGGCCCTCGCGTTCCCGCTGGGCGCCCTCGATGGCAGCAAGCAGCGAGCGGCGGACGGTCATGAAACGATCCCGGTCGGTACTGGCGTCGCGAGAAGGGTCACGGGTGCGGAAGAGGCGATTGCCGACTGAAAGGATCGAAGCCATTCTGCGCCTCCCTGGACTTACCGGCTGCCAGTGCGCATCAGCACGACTTTGACGGTCCGCAGCATGATAACAACGTCACCGATGAACGACCAGTTACGAGCATATTCGGCGTCGAGCCGCACACGCTGGTCATAGTCCACATCGCTGCGGCCGCTGACCTGCCACAGGCCGGTCAGGCCCGGACGCATGCTGGCATAGGCTGTGATATCATTGGCATAGCGGACGATTTCGTCCTGAACGATCGGGCGGGGGCCCACCAGGCTCATATCGCCGCGGATGATGTTGATCAGCTGGGGCAGCTCATCGAGGCTGGTGTCGCGCAGGAATTTGCCGAGCCGGGTGATGCGCGGATCATTGCGCAGCTTCTGGGTCGCGTCCCACTCTTCGCGGGCCAGCGGGAACATTTCCAGGTGTCGCTCCAGGGCCTCTTTGGAGTTGACGATCATGGAACGGAATTTGAGGCAGCGGAACTTCTTGCCACGATGACCGACGCGTTCATGGGCGAAGAAAACTGGCCCGCGATCGGTCGAGAACAT
Protein-coding regions in this window:
- a CDS encoding sugar transferase encodes the protein MSIVNAGLDLSNIESQTKSPKGGALKRAFDVTIASIMLFCALPAIFFITVIMFSTDRGPVFFAHERVGHRGKKFRCLKFRSMIVNSKEALERHLEMFPLAREEWDATQKLRNDPRITRLGKFLRDTSLDELPQLINIIRGDMSLVGPRPIVQDEIVRYANDITAYASMRPGLTGLWQVSGRSDVDYDQRVRLDAEYARNWSFIGDVVIMLRTVKVVLMRTGSR
- a CDS encoding O-antigen ligase family protein; the protein is MTRLLRRRGVIGPLVDIDLAAAFSVLALSGLVLNALVGSLAAMAFLGFGGLLLISDPQQSITLIARWWFLLLLPAYCMLSTLWSQYPEITLRASIQLMITLSIAVVMAGRVKPTTLVRALFVVYAVGVLASVTIGHHPAGAPWLGIFGSKNAFAAHIAVFALTSLAVVVDRHAGLLLRLSALGGLLISGPLMILAQSAGAIMMVVPCIAVMVLLLLTGRLTGNQKLFMTLGVIVAGAAFGLFILANGQSLLSEILEGSGKDPTLTGRTDLWATAFTFIAERPLQGIGFRAFWVAGFAPAEQLWAMFLVPSGAGFNFHNTYISNAVEIGLVGVALQAFLIYGGFLLIVLATILRPNPQNAFLVGLQMLVILRSFIEVEVFFEFSVRSILVLVTFIYGATGVLQEMRAGRQPSRPMPRQVHIRPLGVQP
- a CDS encoding polysaccharide pyruvyl transferase family protein, producing the protein MKLVFFRGEVPNFGDELNTYVWPEILPEGFLDEDESELFVGIGSIIGTHLPETARKFVMGSGYAGYMGLPDVHDGSWDIRFVRGPKTAEKLKISPDLAICDSAILLRQMELPKPAAGIDVAFMPHYESLERGPWDEACRLAGIKLIDATDPLEKVIAEIKGARVLITEAMHGAIVADALRTPWIGAKPIFAGHHMKWLDWSGALDIELRMHELKPSSVLEYYIGRTGRGGPAGKIGALSRSPLAAIPNALLTHSAARHLQKMATYEPQLSSDAKIAEVTEKATAAVDGFVRSRLAVS
- a CDS encoding glycosyltransferase family 2 protein, whose product is MQLARAQHGIPTVSVIMANYRGGATIARALESVLSQTMGDLEIIVADDASPDDSVAVVSAIMAQDNRVRLIASAQNGGPARTRNLALAEAKGQWIAIVDSDDIVHPERLERLLAAAGQFHADIVADDLLHFHEDGSPPTLLLAGHDTPFAVTAETWVTAGMDGKMPALGYLKPLIRAQALGALRYDESLRIGEDYDLLLRTLLAGARMWIVPEPWYLYRRHSGSISHRLSARDVQAMLDNQERLLADLEPGAALANAFERRRTALQNSLDYGLLVEAIKARSPTAALKIITQRPALLRRLWTSFAEGRQRRAGTPQITARHDVLNLDKYPSLPGYVPSEQVDWTNFRRDPAWLAVAQAGATAQQIIAGEPATRYAAGFIPAAAATPPIRNATATDANVPAVAT
- a CDS encoding lipopolysaccharide biosynthesis protein — translated: MSVANETGPGPVLDHVRTNRSGAAIRGVLWSVVNSFAPAALGILVFMATSRVLSPAEFGIVSYAASIAMLGTAIAPAGFSEAIIQRSRIEPRHLDTVFWLCTGAALLIYAALCLVSLPLAGRLNEPILTALLPFIGIRVIFDMAAAVPNALLVRSMSFKKLAMRTTIASVVAALLCLALLWMGFGLWALAFSQLATAITTCIGALVSVRWLPRFRFSFHALGELGSFGLFASGNRIITLVSVDQLLIGTLLGPAGLGIYSFARRIFQILTDLITGALSSVSYALLSSLQNEREKLRDAYFLGTFASSVLSFPVFMGLALIADDFVPLAFGHNWVEAVPAVQAFCLLGLITSIGVLQSSLVKSQGQADLWFYYLIGKQVTTVLYVVLFYKWGVNALTLAIVIQNFIMWPPSVHMVIRILRVSAWAYLGTFATPVLATALMIGAGIFVKMELADADPVLRLAATIGVCAVVYGGAILILARKRLLAVKGMVLKKRKATA
- a CDS encoding glycosyltransferase; its protein translation is MTETNSGLVQIRTPTYKRPVALQRALQSMIDQTWANWVCDVYDDDAAQAGKAVCEGFNDPRIRYHHNAPQRFASKNIDHCFTAENPNNADYFCVVEDDNFILPDFLAENMRICREDGVNVVLRNQHVEHKSGTTSAYLSTGGVLDDLFVEGLYQPDEFRLSLLMGIGVSNGGLFWSRDTACQLEIGFGCTATLQEYMRSFSIVEPIYVAMTPLAVWAENAEQTTRNAELKASYLRRELDLKRSVQELQRLAWRSAPKGLRDGFMTNPKWAPEAPARARGLAKALIMDGASSAIAFTDALRLRARGLAIRLFGRTTPDFHAFVQSRLPAVQR